A DNA window from Daucus carota subsp. sativus chromosome 3, DH1 v3.0, whole genome shotgun sequence contains the following coding sequences:
- the LOC135151573 gene encoding uncharacterized protein LOC135151573, which yields MRLTTSLDVARLLLGLGLALHGNDEPAILSIRRGNFLEILTLYSLRNVDVRNVIKKNAPANLQLTSLDIQKQIISACASETTKDIISDIGDKYFALLLDEARDNSIKEQMAVVIRYANNRGEVLDRFVGVVHVKDTTAVSLKSSIDDFFSKHGLSMSKVRGQGYDGDSNMRGELNGLKTLILNEDPYARYVHCFAHQLQLVVVAAVEGNQFVSDFIDYMSFVTNVVSASCKRKDELRQKQHEVMVKQLETGHVTTSRGLNQETSLTRPGDTRWGSHYKTIIRLLSMWSSVTKVLTYIYKDGSERKSRGKVVGLLDTMEKYEFVFIAHLMKVSIGHNKWFITVLATKRSEYYWSYEFGCIC from the coding sequence ATGCGCTTAACAACAAGTTTGGATGTTGCCAGATTGCTTCTTGGATTAGGATTGGCTTTGCATGGAAACGACGAACCTGCAATATTGTCAATACGGAGGGGTAATTTTCTTGAAATACTCACCTTGTATAGCTTGCGTAATGTTGATGTTAGAAATGTTATAAAGAAAAATGCACCTGCTAATCTTCAACTTACATCTCTTgatattcaaaaacaaattattagTGCTTGTGCATCTGAGACAACGAAAGATATCATTTCTGATATTGGAGACAAGTACTTTGCTTTATTACTTGACGAGGCACGTGATAACTCGATTAAAGAGCAAATGGCTGTTGTTATAAGATACGCAAATAATCGTGGAGAAGTTTTAGACCGATTTGTTGGAGTTGTTCATGTCAAAGATACTACTGCAGTTTCTTTAAAAAGTTCCATTGATGATTTCTTTTCTAAACATGGATTGTCAATGTCAAAAGTTAGGGGTCAAGGGTACGACGGAGATTCAAACATGAGGGGAGAGCTTAATGGACTAAAGACTTTGATTTTGAATGAGGATCCATATGCTAGGTATGTGCATTGCTTTGCCCATCAACTCCAATTAGTTGTTGTAGCTGCAGTAGAAGGAAATCAATTTGTGAGTGACTTTATTGATTACATGTCTTTTGTTACTAATGTAGTTAGTGCTTCTTGTAAAAGAAAAGATGAACTTCGACAAAAACAACATGAAGTTATGGTTAAGCAGCTAGAGACCGGACATGTTACTACTAGTAGAGGGTTGAATCAGGAGACTAGTTTAACTCGGCCAGGTGATACTCGCTGGGGATCACACTATAAAACCATAATTCGTCTTCTCTCTATGTGGTCTTCAGTTACTAAAGttcttacatatatatataaagatggGAGTGAGAGGAAGAGTAGAGGAAAGGTAGTTGGCCTGCTTGATACAATGGAAAAATATGAGTTCGTTTTTATTGCACATTTGATGAAAGTGAGTATTGGGCATAACAAATGGTTTATCACGGTTCTTGCAACAAAAAGATCAGAATATTATTGGAGCTATGAATTTGGTTGCATTTGTtaa
- the LOC135151312 gene encoding uncharacterized protein LOC135151312: MLLAYWNDESIQYKARKNARSRSKYAETHTAGPRSLAQIRNEMIKEVDGTAPSDAEVFVKTRKRNPGREYKTDTKKISEKVDDIEKQIKISGDGTDELLLSGGKKHGKTWLYGRCPNATKVPRSTSSRNSYVEDVACKIKESLADDVKESVSKQVQEEVDAQVNKKVQQNLTLALKKIAEANPGIKINMEDFCPTASSDDENGTPITGGGSC; this comes from the exons ATGCTCCTCGCATATTGGAATGACGAGAGTATTCAG TATAAAGCAAGAAAAAATGCAAGAAGTCGTAGCAAATATGCGGAGACGCACACTGCAGGTCCAAGGAGTTTGGCACAAATTCGAAATGAAATG ATAAAGGAGGTTGATGGTACTGCACCATCGGATGCAGAAGTTTTTGTCAAAACTCGCAAGCGAAATCCTGGCCGCGAGTACAAGACTGATACCAAAAAAATCTCAGAGAAAGTT GACGATAtcgaaaaacaaatcaaaatatcagGAGATGGCACTGATGAGCTACTACTTTCTGGTGGCAAGAAGCATGGGAAGACTTGGCTTTACGGGAGGTGTCCAAATGCAACCAAAGTCCCTCGCAGTACAAGTTCAAGGAATAGTTACGTGGAAGATGTGGCATGTAAGATCAAGGAAAGTTTGGCCGATGATGTCAAGGAATCAGTGAGCAAGCAAGTCCAAGAAGAAGTGGATGCTCAAGTAAACAAGAAGGTCCAACAAAACTTGACCTTGGCGCTTAAAAAAATTGCGGAGGCAAACCCAGGCATCAAAATTAATATGGAGGATTTTTGTCCAACAGCTTCGagtgatgatgaaaatggtaCGCCTATAACTGGCGGTGGTAGCTGCTAG
- the LOC135151313 gene encoding cytokinin hydroxylase-like: MVESTKQMLQSLENEIKLGQAEFEIGEYMTRLTADIISRTEFDSSYEKGKQIFHLLTVLQNLCAQASRHLCFPGGRFLPSKYNREIKSLKMEVEKLLMEIIQSRKDCVEVGRSSSYGNDLLGMLLDEMQNKTRGGTEEFSLNLQLIMDECKTFFFAGHDTTALLLTWTVMLLASNPSWQDKVRAEIKEVCNGSSLSIEHLPKLTLLNMVINESLRLYPPASVLPRMAFEDYKLGDLHIPKGLSIWIPVLAIHHSEEIWGKDVNEFNPERFASKTFAPGRQYFMPFAAGPRNCVGQSFALMEAKIILGMLISKFSFNISQNYRHAPVIVLTLKPKYGVQICLKPLDS; this comes from the exons ATGGTGGAAAGCACCAAGCAAATGCTGCAATCATTAGAAAATGAAATAAAGTTGGGACAAGCTGAGTTTGAAATTGGTGAGTACATGACTCGGCTCACGGCCGACATCATATCTCGAACAGAATTCGATAGTAGCTACGAAAAGGGAAAGCAAATATTTCATCTGCTCACCGTTTTACAGAATCTGTGTGCACAAGCCAGCCGGCACTTGTGCTTTCCTGGTGGCAG GTTTCTACCTAGTAAATACAATAGGGAGATAAAGTCATTGAAAATGGAGGTGGAGAAATTACTGATGGAGATTATCCAGAGCAGGAAAGACTGCGTGGAGGTGGGGCGAAGCAGTTCATACGGGAATGATTTGTTAGGAATGTTGCTGGACGAGATGCAGAATAAAACAAGAGGAGGAACTGAGGAATTCAGCCTCAATTTGCAGTTGATCATGGATGAATGCAAGACTTTCTTTTTTGCAGGACATGATACGACGGCTCTTCTTCTTACATGGACTGTTATGCTCCTTGCTAGCAATCCTTCTTGGCAAGATAAAGTCAGGGCCGAGATTAAGGAAGTCTGCAACGGAAGCTCACTCTCCATTGAACATCTCCCCAAACTTACTCTG TTAAACATGGTGATCAATGAATCGCTTCGCCTTTACCCTCCAGCTTCTGTGCTTCCGAGGATGGCCTTCGAGGATTATAAGCTCGGAGACCTCCACATTCCAAAAGGATTGTCCATATGGATTCCGGTATTAGCCATACATCACAGTGAGGAGATATGGGGAAAAGATGTGAATGAGTTCAATCCAGAGAGGTTTGCTTCAAAGACTTTTGCTCCTGGCAGACAATACTTCATGCCATTTGCTGCGGGTCCAAGAAACTGCGTTGGTCAATCCTTTGCTTTGATGGAAGCTAAGATCATTTTGGGCATGTTAATATCCAAGTTTAGTTTCAACATTTCTCAGAATTACAGGCATGCACCAGTTATTGTGCTCACCTTGAAACCCAAGTATGGGGTTCAGATATGTTTGAAGCCCTTGGATTCGTga
- the LOC135151311 gene encoding 1-aminocyclopropane-1-carboxylate oxidase homolog 12-like: protein MAPTTTATPSTDLQEQRMKSIRDFDETKAGVKGLSDSGVTTIPSFFIHPAENLAKSSSKSTLSIPVIDLSQLHSDDHKPKIVEQIHQAAKTWGFFQVINHGSPVSVLEETITAVKTFHEQPSEVKAKFYRREEGRGVMYASNNDLYRSKAASWHDSLQVWMAPEATPEEEIPEVCRREVVQWDKHAKEVGEAVLELLGLGLGLESGKFKDLDFCGTRVFVGHIYPYCPQPDLTMGITSHTDPTMITVLLQNQIQGLQVKHGEEWVDVKPLHGGLIINIGDMLQIVSNGEYKSVEHRVLANSNRESRISIVMFMNLSNSAWKESAEGGKYYGPLPELLTPENPPVYRDFTLQEHLDSFYTKGLESKSLIDKITLIKRDN, encoded by the exons ATGGCTCCAACTACTACCGCAACCCCTAGCACTGATCTTCAAGAGCAACGCATGAAGAGCATAAGAGATTTCGATGAAACCAAGGCCGGTGTTAAAGGTCTCTCTGATTCCGGTGTCACTACTATTCCCTCCTTTTTCATCCACCCTGCGGAAAACCTGGCAAAATCATCTTCAAAGTCCACTCTTTCAATCCCAGTCATCGATCTCTCTCAACTACACTCCGATGATCACAAACCAAAAATCGTTGAACAAATCCACCAAGCTGCGAAAACCTGGGGCTTCTTCCAGGTAATCAACCACGGATCCCCCGTATCCGTCCTGGAAGAAACCATCACAGCAGTGAAAACATTTCACGAGCAGCCAAGTGAAGTTAAGGCCAAGTTCTACAGGAGAGAAGAGGGACGTGGAGTCATGTATGCTAGTAATAATGATTTATACCGATCCAAGGCTGCCAGCTGGCACGACTCGCTGCAGGTGTGGATGGCTCCCGAAGCCACACCGGAGGAGGAAATACCGGAGGTTTGCAGGAGAGAGGTGGTGCAATGGGACAAGCACGCCAAAGAGGTTGGAGAGGCAGTGTTGGAGTTGTTGGGTTTAGGATTAGGGTTGGAGAGTGGAAAGTTTAAGGACTTGGATTTTTGTGGAACAAGAGTCTTTGTCGGACATATTTATCCATATTGTCCCCAGCCTGATCTGACCATGGGGATTACGTCTCATACTGATCCAACCATGATTACAGTGTTGTTGCAGAATCAGATCCAGGGGTTGCAGGTTAAGCATGGGGAGGAGTGGGTTGATGTCAAGCCTTTGCATGGAGGCTTGATTATCAACATAGGAGACATGCTTCAG ATTGTGTCTAACGGGGAGTACAAAAGTGTAGAGCACAGGGTATTGGCAAACTCCAACAGGGAATCAAGGATCTCAATTGTGATGTTTATGAATCTATCCAATTCCGCTTGGAAAGAATCAGCAGAGGGTGGTAAATACTACGGCCCTCTGCCGGAGTTGCTGACGCCGGAAAACCCTCCGGTGTACAGGGATTTCACTCTACAAGAACATCTGGACAGCTTTTATACCAAGGGACTGGAGAGCAAGTCCTTGATAGACAAAATTACCTTAATCAAGAGAGACAACTAG